A stretch of Henckelia pumila isolate YLH828 chromosome 4, ASM3356847v2, whole genome shotgun sequence DNA encodes these proteins:
- the LOC140864027 gene encoding glycerophosphodiester phosphodiesterase GDPD6, whose protein sequence is MGSFCHAPFFFLLLIVGCSARALYPLPSRRNDRNRQPLQTFRPYNIAHRGSNGEIPEETAAAYMRAIDEGADFIESDILSSKDGVLICFHDVNLDDTTDIAMHKEFSDRKRTYEVQGDNITGYFTVDFTIEELKSLRVKQRYHFRDQQYNGKFPIITFEEFISIALDAPRVVGIYPEIKNPVFINQHVKWSGGKKFEDKFVETLKKYGYKGSYLSKQWLKQPVFVQSFAPTSLTYISNLTDVPKIFLIDDTMIPTQDTNQSFLEITSDKYFDFIKEYVVGIGPWKDNLVTASDNYLQTPTDLVARAHAHNLQVHPYTFRNENQFLHFNFSEDPYNEYKYWMITIGVDGLFTDFTGSLHQYQEWTSPFPSNEEDAYKLLDKIVSMITKFKH, encoded by the exons ATGGGTTCTTTCT GTCATGCCCCTTTCTTTTTTCTTCTGTTGATTGTTGGGTGCTCGGCAAGAGCACTTTACCCTCTTCCCAGCAGAAGAAATGACAGAAACAGACAGCCGCTTCAAACATTTCGTCCATATAACATTGCACATCGTGGTTCGAATGGAGAAATTCCCGAAGAAACAGCTGCTGCTTACATG CGAGCTATTGACGAAGGTGCTGATTTCATAGAGTCTGATATTCTGTCTTCGAAAGATGGTGTTCTTATATGCTTCCATGATGTAAACCTTGATGATACAACTGATATTGCTATGCACAAGGAATTCTCTGATCGGAAGAGGACTTATGAGGTACAAGGGGACAATATTACCGGCTATTTCACAG TTGATTTCACCATAGAAGAGTTAAAATCGTTGCGAGTGAAACAGAGATACCATTTTCGGGATCAGCAGTATAATG GTAAATTTCCTATAATCACTTTTGAAGAGTTTATTTCAATCGCTCTTGATGCACCACGAGTTGTTGGAATATATCCAGAGATAAAAAATCCAGTATTTATCAATCAACAT GTGAAATGGTCAGGTGGAAAGAAATTCGAGGACAAATTTGTCGAGACACTCAAGAAGTACGGATATAAGGGATCCTATTTGTCAAAGCAATGGTTGAAACAACCTGTTTTTGTTCAGTCGTTTGCACCTACATCTCTTACCTATATATCTAACCTGACCGATGTGCCCAAGATTTTTCTAATTGATGATACAATGATACCTACTCAGGATACAAATCAG TCATTTTTGGAGATCACTTCAGATAAATATTTCGACTTTATCAAAGAATATGTTGTGGGGATCGGACCTTGGAAGGATAACCTTGTTACAGCATCAGATAATTATCTGCAAACACCCACCGATCTGGTAGCGAGGGCACACGCTCATAATCTTCAG GTGCACCCCTACACGTTCCGGAATGAGAACCAGTTTCTGCACTTCAACTTCAGTGAAGACCCTTATAATGAATACAAGTATTGGATGATCACGATTGGTGTTGATGGACTCTTTACAGATTTCACAGGCAGTCTCCATCAGTATCAGGAGTGGACTTCCCCATTCCCGTCTAACGAGGAAGACGCCTATAAATTACTAGATAAGATTGTATCCATGATCACAAAGTTCAAACATTAG
- the LOC140865902 gene encoding presenilin-like protein At2g29900 — protein sequence MDRNPRPRSILETLGEEIVRIVTPVSICMILVVILVSLLNTDSSSNGLSISSMATVAYAETSSDSTWDKFKGALLNSLVFVALVTVVTFLLVLLFYFRCTKFLKYYMGFSAFLVLGFLGGEIALLLIQDFSFPIDCVTFCVVLFNFTVVGVLAVFVSKMAIFVTQTYLVVIGMLVAYWFTLLPEWTTWVLLVAMALYDLAAVLLPGGPLRLLVELAMSRDEEIPALVYEARPIISDSGTIDGVAQRRLWREGRGGLDENQGLSSNQISPTLGAYLSVGSSENERNTIDAEEGRFPSMDSALVAPLIQHRISVRLNSPEDGAPSENLALEGIGLASSGAIKLGLGDFIFYSVLVGRAAMYDFMTVYACYLAIIAGLGITLLLLALYRKVLPALPVSVLLGVLFYLLTRLLLENFVVQCSMNLLMF from the coding sequence ATGGATCGGAATCCGAGACCCAGAAGCATTCTCGAAACTCTGGGCGAGGAAATCGTTAGAATCGTGACGCCGGTCTCAATTTGCATGATTTTGGTGGTGATTCTTGTTTCTTTACTCAATACGGATTCCTCTTCAAATGGCTTATCAATCTCATCGATGGCCACTGTAGCCTACGCAGAAACCAGCTCAGATTCCACATGGGACAAATTCAAAGGCGCCCTTTTGAATTCCCTTGTCTTTGTTGCCTTGGTGACGGTGGTCACTTTCCTGTTAGTGCTGCTTTTCTATTTCAGATGcactaagttcttgaaatactACATGGGTTTCTCTGCATTTCTTGTTCTGGGGTTCTTGGGCGGCGAGATTGCTCTTCTTTTGATCCAAGATTTCAGCTTTCCGATTGATTGTGTTACATTTTGTGTTGTTTTGTTCAATTTCACTGTTGTTGGTGTACTGGCTGTGTTTGTGTCGAAAATGGCTATATTTGTTACACAAACTTATTTGGTTGTTATTGGGATGTTGGTTGCTTATTGGTTTACCCTTTTACCCGAATGGACTACTTGGGTACTTTTAGTTGCCATGGCATTGTATGATCTTGCCGCAGTTTTGCTGCCTGGTGGACCTTTGAGGCTCTTGGTAGAGCTAGCTATGTCAAGAGATGAAGAAATTCCAGCTTTAGTGTATGAGGCACGACCGATTATTAGCGATTCTGGCACGATTGATGGTGTGGCACAGAGAAGGTTATGGAGAGAGGGAAGGGGTGGTTTGGATGAAAATCAAGGGCTTAGCTCCAATCAAATATCTCCTACCCTGGGGGCGTATTTGTCTGTTGGAAGTAGTGAAAACGAGAGGAATACTATTGATGCTGAAGAAGGTCGGTTTCCCAGCATGGATTCTGCACTTGTTGCTCCTCTTATTCAGCATCGAATAAGTGTCCGATTGAATTCACCAGAAGACGGAGCTCCAAGTGAGAACCTCGCGCTTGAAGGAATCGGCCTGGCATCCTCAGGTGCGATTAAGCTTGGATTAGGTGACTTCATATTTTACAGTGTTTTAGTAGGCAGAGCTGCTATGTATGACTTCATGACGGTGTATGCATGTTACCTTGCTATAATTGCTGGTCTTGGCATAACCTTGTTGCTCCTTGCACTGTATCGGAAGGTTCTGCCGGCACTTCCTGTGTCTGTCTTGCTAGGTGTGTTGTTCTACTTGCTTACTCGGCTATTACTTGAAAATTTTGTTGTGCAATGTTCAATGAACCTGTTGATGTTCTAG
- the LOC140863359 gene encoding exocyst complex component EXO70E2-like — MEDSELVDGVFDGQQHLILVAYHSVKALESTGILNQDMKKNVATLCVELSKMIGLNEGDEEDDNKEIEDRLASAHDMIVNLQSNHSRIWDSGPSIVGQYLKAIDDVRSLAQSLESVVVVKRSRKKMGILNQAQSIQQIAMVRLQEELVHILDQNKQCFGHENVLLPVCEEGSVYEESIISNDENSVENASQRASSGTEAEEYLMDLVHPDMIPQIKSIAKTMFDSGYDQEFCLAFVKFWRETMAEYLAVLNIERLRIADVLAMEWKCLNSRIRKWRRAMSAIIGVYLASAKRLFDQVLGQYGCTSSICFVEASKASVLGLLDFGQAVALGPHRPEWLYCFLGMHDVLVALIPNAEALYPQETGLMIKNEFHELLDRLGDSAKATFMGFGNYIESSSSTTLSANGGIHPLIKYTVNYMIWFADYGDTLDSLLEENDAVADHLRLFTSILEGNLDKQSNLYQDHALKQIFLMNNMHYMVQKFRSSGVGTYLGDDWIREHICKYRKYAMCYERTTWSSMLPLLRDDGKRGKATLKTRSHAFYTAFEDLYRNQTGWCVPDPKLREELRISASKTVIHPYRTFLRIISDTIGDKYVKYTEQDLETYILDLLDSAPKSLNHLRRR; from the coding sequence ATGGAGGATTCTGAACTGGTGGATGGAGTCTTTGATGGGCAACAGCATTTGATTCTTGTAGCATATCATTCTGTCAAGGCCCTCGAGTCTACCGGGATATTGAATCAGGATATGAAGAAAAATGTTGCTACATTATGCGTTGAATTGTCTAAAATGATTGGACTCAATGAGggtgatgaagaagatgataacAAAGAGATCGAGGATAGGCTGGCTTCGGCACATGACATGATCGTGAATTTGCAGTCGAACCACTCGAGGATATGGGATTCCGGCCCTTCCATAGTTGGACAATATTTGAAAGCTATTGATGATGTTCGGAGCTTGGCTCAGAGCTTGGAAAGTGTGGTGGTTGTGAAGAGAAGTAGGAAAAAGATGGGAATTCTCAATCAAGCTCAAAGTATTCAGCAAATTGCGATGGTTAGGCTCCAAGAAGAGTTGGTCCATATCCTTGATCAGAACAAGCAGTGTTTTGGGCATGAGAATGTGTTGCTTCCTGTTTGTGAGGAGGGTTCTGTGTACGAGGAATCGATCATTTCAAACGACGAAAATTCTGTGGAGAATGCATCTCAAAGGGCTAGCAGCGGCACAGAGGCTGAAGAGTATTTGATGGATCTGGTCCATCCTGACATGATTCCTCAAATAAAGTCGATAGCCAAAACAATGTTTGATTCAGGTTATGATCAAGAATTCTGCCTGGCTTTTGTGAAATTCTGGAGAGAGACGATGGCCGAATATTTGGCAGTTTTAAACATCGAGCGGCTCAGGATTGCAGATGTGCTTGCGATGGAGTGGAAATGCTTGAACTCCAGAATCCGGAAATGGCGCCGTGCTATGAGTGCAATCATCGGTGTTTATCTTGCTAGCGCAAAACGCCTCTTCGACCAAGTTCTTGGACAATATGGTTGCACTAGCTCCATTTGCTTTGTCGAGGCTTCAAAGGCTTCTGTCCTAGGCCTCCTGGATTTTGGCCAAGCTGTGGCACTTGGACCCCATAGACCAGAATGGCTCTATTGCTTCCTTGGCATGCACGATGTTTTAGTCGCCCTTATCCCGAATGCAGAAGCTTTGTATCCTCAAGAAACTGGCTTGATGATCAAGAATGAATTCCATGAGCTTTTGGATCGACTAGGGGATTCTGCGAAAGCAACCTTTATGGGTTTTGGAAATTACATTGAATCTTCTTCTTCCACCACGCTTTCTGCAAATGGTGGCATTCACCCTCTGATTAAGTACACTGTAAACTACATGATCTGGTTTGCAGATTACGGTGATACCCTCGATTCACTTCTTGAAGAAAACGATGCTGTGGCTGATCACTTGCGGTTATTTACATCAATACTAGAAGGCAACTTAGACAAGCAATCTAACTTATATCAAGATCATGCTTTgaagcaaatatttttaatgaataatatgCATTACATGGTTCAAAAATTTAGGAGCTCCGGTGTCGGAACTTACTTGGGGGATGATTGGATCCGAGAACACATTTGTAAGTATCGGAAATATGCAATGTGCTATGAAAGAACCACTTGGAGTTCAATGCTTCCATTGCTACGTGATGATGGGAAAAGGGGAAAGGCGACTCTAAAGACTAGAAGCCATGCTTTTTACACTGCTTTTGAGGATTTATACAGAAACCAAACGGGATGGTGTGTTCCAGATCCGAAGCTTCGCGAAGAGCTAAGGATCTCAGCCTCAAAGACAGTTATCCATCCATATCGTACCTTCCTACGTATCATTTCCGATACTATCGGTGACAAGTACGTCAAGTACACAGAACAAGATTTGGAAACCTACATTCTTGATCTTCTCGATAGTGCACCAAAGTCATTGAACCATTTGCGAAGGAGGTGA